The Aquila chrysaetos chrysaetos chromosome 6, bAquChr1.4, whole genome shotgun sequence genome window below encodes:
- the DDOST gene encoding dolichyl-diphosphooligosaccharide--protein glycosyltransferase 48 kDa subunit, which yields MAAAVVRLWWLLAVTAAGAEAGPRTLVLLENGNLRDTHSLFFRSLADRGFDLTFRTADDAGLSLIKYGEFLYDNLIIFSPSIEDFGGNINVETITAFIDGGGSVLVAASSDIGDPLRELGSECGIEFDEERTAVIDHHNYDISDPGQHTLIVADAENLLKAPTIVGKAALNPILFRGVGMVADPDNPLVLDILTGSSTSYSFFPDKPITQYPHAVGKNTLLIAGLQARNNARVVFSGSLDFFSDAFFNSAVQKAAPGSKKYSQTGNYELAVALSRWVFKEEGVLRVGAVSHHRVGELAPPHAYTVTDLVEYSIVIEKLSDGKWVPFDGDDIQLEFVRIDPFVRTFLKRNGGKYSVRFKLPDVYGVFQFKVDYNRLGYTHLYSSTQVSVRPLQHTQYERFIPSAYPYYAGAFSMMVGLFMFSIVFLHMKEKEKSD from the exons ATGGCGGCGGCCGTGGTCCGTCTGTGGTGGCTCCTGGCGGTGACGGCGGCCGGGGCTGAGGCGGGGCCCCGCaccctggtgctgctggagaaCGGCAACCTGCGGGACACGCACTCGCTCTTCTTCCGCAGCCTGGCGG ACAGGGGCTTCGATCTCACTTTCCGCACAGCGGATGATGCTGGCCTGTCCCTGATAAAATACGGAGAATTTCTGTATGACAACTTGATCATCTTCTCACCGTCCATAGAAG ATTTTGGTGGAAACATCAACGTGGAGACCATCACCGCTTTCATCGATGGAGGCGGCAGCGTCCTCGTCGCTGCCAGCTCAGACATCG GCGACCCGCTGCGAGAGCTGGGCAGTGAGTGTGGGATCGAGTTTGATGAGGAAAGGACAGCTGTCATCGACCATCACAACTATGATATATCCGACCCTGGCCAG caCACGCTCATAGTTGCAGATGCTGAAAATCTCCTGAAGGCCCCCACCATTGTGGGGAAAGCGGCGTTGAACCCCATCCTTTTCCGAGGAGTTGG GATGGTGGCTGATCCTGACAACCCGCTGGTGCTGGATATCCTGACTGGTTCTTCTACCTCTTACTCCTTCTTCCCAGATAAGCCTATTACTCAG TACCCGCACGCGGTCGGGAAGAACACCCTGCTGATCGCGGGACTCCAAGCCCGGAACAACGCCCGTGTTGTTTTCAGTGGCTCCTTGGATTTCTTTAGCGATGCCTTCTTCAATTCCGCTGTGCAGAAAGCTGCCCCTGGCTCCAAGAA GTACTCGCAGACGGGTAATTACGAGCTGGCTGTTGCCTTGTCCCGCTGGGTGTTCAAGGAGGAGGGAGTGCTGCGCGTCGGAGCGGTGTCCCACCACCGTGTGGGGGAACTTGCGCCTCCCCATGCCTACACTGTCACCGATCTCGTG GAGTACAGCATCGTAATCGAAAAGCTTTCTGATGGCAAGTGGGTCCCCTTCGACGGAGACGATATTCAGCTGGAGTTCGTCCGCATCGATCCCTTCGTGCGGACCTTCCTGAAGAGGAACG GTGGCAAATACAGCGTGCGGTTCAAGCTGCCGGACGTCTACGGAGTGTTTCAGTTTAAAGTGGATTACAACCGGTTGGGTTATACCCACCTCTACTCCTCCACCCAG gtGTCTGTCCGTCCTCTCCAGCACACACAGTACGAACGTTTCATCCCCTCGGCGTACCCGTACTATGCCGGCGCCTTCTCCATGATGGTTGGCCTCTTCATGTTCAGCATCGTCTTCCTGCAcatgaaggagaaggagaaatccGACTGA